Proteins found in one Scylla paramamosain isolate STU-SP2022 chromosome 44, ASM3559412v1, whole genome shotgun sequence genomic segment:
- the LOC135094037 gene encoding serine-rich adhesin for platelets-like, whose protein sequence is MTVLTSTADMTAVTHTADMTTMTHTADMTAMTHTALAMTHTADMTAMAHTADMTAMTHTADMTAVTHTADMTTMTHTADMTTMTHTALAMTHTADMTAMAHTADMTAMTHTADMTTMTHTADMTTMTHTADMTTITHTALAMTHTADMTTMTHTADMTTMTHTTDMTTMTHTADMTTMTHTADMTTMTHTAYMTAMTHTALAMTHTADMTTMTHTADMTTMTHTAYMTAMTHTAYMTAMAHTADMTAMAHTADMTAVTHTADMTAVTHTTDMTAVTHTADMTAVTHTADMTAMAHTADMTAMTHTADMTAMAHTADMTAVTHTADMTAMTHTADMTAMTHTADMTAMAHTADMTAMTHTADMTPVTHTADMTAMTHTADMTAMTHTTSMTAATKKTHMTAVTGTRDMIAMTNKADKTALTDTADMTALTGTADMTVVTVTADMTALTETADMTVVTVTADMTAVTNTADMTVVTNTADMTAVTVTADMTAVTDTADMTAVTVTADVTAMTVTADVAALTDTADMAALTDTADMTALTDTADMTAVTDTADMAAVTDTADMTAVTDTGDMTAVTDTADMTAVTDTGDMTAVTDTADMTAVTDTADMTALTDTGDMTALTDTADMTALTDTGDMTAVTDTADMTTVTDTGDMTAVTDTADMTAVTDTGDMTAVTDTGDMTAVTDTGDMTTVTDTGDMTAVTDTGDMTAVTDTADMTAVTEIADMTVVTNTADMTCITNVEVSAAKMCLVKTDWVKTFKPRSRAAGCIPFGRS, encoded by the exons ATGACAGTCTTAACCAGCACAGCGGACATGACAGCCGTGACCCACACAGCAGACATGACAACCATGACCCACACAGCAGACATGACAGCAATGACCCACACAGCATTAGCCATGACCCACACAGCAGACATGACAGCCATGGCGCACACAGCAGACATGACAGCCATGACCCACACAGCAGACATGACAGCCGTGACCCACACAGCAGACATGACAACCATGACCCACACAGCAGACATGACAACCATGACCCACACAGCATTAGCCATGACCCACACAGCAGACATGACAGCCATGGCGCACACAGCAGACATGACAGCCATGACCCACACAGCAGACATGACAACCATGACCCACACAGCAGACATGACAACCATGACCCACACAGCAGACATGACAACCATAACCCACACAGCATTAGCCATGACCCACACAGCAGACATGACAACCATGACCCACACAGCAGACATGACAACCATGACCCACACAACAGACATGACAACCATGACCCACACAGCAGACATGACAACCATGACCCACACAGCAGACATGACAACCATGACCCACACAGCATACATGACAGCAATGACCCACACAGCATTAGCCATGACCCACACAGCAGACATGACAACCATGACCCACACAGCAGACATGACAACAATGACCCACACAGCATACATGACAGCAATGACCCACACAGCATACATGACAGCCATGGCCCACACAGCAGACATGACAGCCATGGCGCACACAGCAGACATGACAGCCGTGACCCACACAGCAGACATGACAGCCGTGACCCACACAACAGACATGACAGCTGTGACCCACACAGCAGACATGACAGCCGTGACCCACACAGCAGACATGACAGCCATGGCGCACACAGCAGACATGACAGCCATGACCCACACAGCAGACATGACAGCCATGGCGCACACAGCAGACATGACAGCCGTGACCCACACAGCAGACATGACAGCCATGACCCACACAGCAGACATGACAGCCATGACCCACACAGCAGACATGACAGCCATGGCGCACACAGCAGACATGACAGCCATGACCCACACAGCAGACATGACACCCGTGACCCACACAGCAGACATGACAGCCATGACCCACACAGCAGACATGACAGCCATGACCCACACAACAAGCATGACAGCTGcgaccaaaaaaacacacatgacaGCTGTGACCGGCACAAGAGACATGATAGCCATGACCAACAAAGCAGACAAAACAGCTTTGACCGACACAGCAGACATGACAGCCTTGACAGGAACAGCAGACATGACAGTCGTGACCGTCACAGCAGACATGACAGCCTTGACAGAAACAGCAGACATGACAGTCGTGACCGTCACAGCAGACATGACAGCTGTGACCAACACAGCAGACATGACAGTTGTGACCAACACAGCAGACATGACAGCTGTGACCGTCACAGCAGACATGACAGCTGTGACCGACACAGCAGACATGACAGCTGTGACCGTCACAGCAGACGTGACAGCCATGACCGTCACAGCAGACGTGGCAGCTTTGACCGACACAGCAGACATGGCAGCCTTGACCGACACAGCAGACATGACAGCCTTGACCGACACAGCAGACATGACAGCCGTGACCGACACAGCAGACATGGCAGCCGTGACTGACACAGCAGACATGACAGCCGTGACTGACACAGGAGACATGACAGCCGTGACTGACACAGCAGACATGACAGCCGTGACTGACACAGGAGACATGACAGCCGTAACTGACACAGCAGACATGACAGCCGTGACTGACACAGCAGACATGACAGCCTTGACTGACACAGGAGACATGACAGCCTTGACTGACACAGCAGACATGACAGCCTTAACTGACACAGGAGACATGACAGCCGTGACTGACACAGCAGACATGACAACCGTGACTGACACAGGAGACATGACAGCCGTGACTGACACAGCAGACATGACAGCCGTGACTGACACAGGAGACATGACAGCCGTGACTGACACAGGAGACATGACAGCCGTGACTGACACAGGAGACATGACAACCGTGACTGACACAGGAGACATGACAGCCGTGACTGACACAGGAGACATGACAGCCGTGACTGACACAGCAGACATGACAGCCGTGACAGAAATAGCAGACATGACAGTCGTGACCAACACAGCAGACATGACATGCATCACCAATGTGGAAGTGAGTGCAGCCAAAATGTGTCTGGTGAAGACTGACTGGGTCAAAACCTTTAAACCCAGGAGCAGAGCAGCAGGATGTATTCCCTTTGGGAGAAGCTA A
- the LOC135094108 gene encoding uncharacterized protein K02A2.6-like — translation MERVAIDMAGPLPLTTRVNQFVLVVIDYFTKWSEAYALPNHEAETVADVLVSQFFTLFEEPDELHSDQGREFESQVFSECCEMLGLRKTRTTPHHPQSDGMVERFNRTLADGLAKYCAEGQLHWDLKLPALLMAYRSVVHEVTDYTPARLMLGRELRLPVDLVTGRPPDQSLPTVTSYALALQESLSEVHRQERDIFQMAGQAMKQHYDRRMREASYSVGDMVWLYNTRRKRGLSPKLQSPWEGSYKMVDAVSNVIYRICRGHRGCKLVVHVDRLWRYHGPGYYTWGRGEANKTEEEGRQDGREPAVTEPQTVGHQPTSDVGLTGRRDGEYTSATVPSPSLDAGQRGAIPKRRRQEPTSR, via the coding sequence ATGGAAAGAGTGGCTATAGACATGGCAgggcctctccctctcaccacgcGGGTTAATCAGTTCGTCTTGGTTGTAATAGACTACTTTACAAAATGGTCCGAGGCATATGCTCTCCCCAACCACGAGGCAGAAACGGTGGCGGACGTGCTGGTCAGTCAGTTCTTCACCCTATTTGAAGAGCCGGATGAACTGCACTCTGACCAAGGAAGAGAATTTGAATCTCAGGTCTTTTCAGAGTGCTGTGAGATGTTGGGCCTACGCAAAACCAGGACAACGCCCCACCATCCCCAGTCAGACGGTATGGTAGAGCGATTTAACCGTACCTTGGCAGACGGATTGGCCAAGTACTGTGCTGAAGGACAGCTACACTGGGACCTCAAGTTGCCTGCTCTCCTCATGGCCTACCGATCTGTTGTGCACGAGGTGACAGACTATACTCCTGCACGCCTTATGTTGGGGAGGGAGCTGAGACTGCCGGTGGACCTGGTCACCGGGCGGCCACCTGATCAAAGTCTGCCTACTGTCACAAGCTACGCACTGGCGCTGCAGGAAAGCCTATCAGAGGTCCACAGACAGGAGCGAGACATTTTTCAGATGGCAGGGCAGGCCATGAAGCAGCACTACGACCGGAGGATGAGAGAAGCGAGCTACTCTGTTGGTGATATGGTGTGGCTGTACAACACTCGTAGGAAGAGAGGATTGTCTCCGAAATTGCAGAGTCCCTGGGAGGGATCTTACAAGATGGTGGATGCTGTCTCCAATGTCATCTACAGAATCTGTCGAGGACATCGGGGTTGTAAACTCGTCGTCCATGTTGATCGTCTGTGGCGCTATCATGGACCTGGTTATTATACATGGGGCCGTGGAGAGGCGAACAAGACCGAGGAGGAGGGACGGCAGGATGGGCGTGAGCCTGCTGTAACGGAACCGCAGACAGTGGGCCACCAGCCTACTTCGGACGTCGGCCTTACCGGGAGGAGGGACGGAGAATATACCTCAGCAACGgtcccttctccttcactcgACGCTGGACAACGAGGTGCCATACCTAAGCGACGCCGCCAGGAGCCTACTAGTAGGTAG